Below is a window of Haloglycomyces albus DSM 45210 DNA.
CGCGTCCAGCTGGCTCGCGGACACCCGAACGTCATACGACACCGACGCCGTCGGTTACGCCGAAAAAGTCCAAGGGATCCTTGAGACGTTTCCGCACCTGCGAGCGCAACTCGACGTATTCGCCGAACTTATTCGGTGTGCCGGCGGTGGACCGGTGGCCGACGTCGGTTGTGGTACCGGCTACGCCACGCGTTATCTTCATGATTCGGGTATCGAGGCGTTCGGAATCGACCTCTCTCCCAAGCTGGTTGCGATCGCACAGCGAGACCACCCGGACCTGCGGTTCGAAGTGGGGTCGATGACGAATCTCGACATGGATGCTCACTCCGCTGCCGGTATCGTCGCGTTCTGGTCGACGATCCACATTCCCGACTACGCCATGTCGGGGGTGATCGCCGAGCTTCATCGCGTCCTGCGACCTGAGGGCCTTGTCCTGGTCGGATTCCATGTCGGCGACGGGATCGAACACGCCGCTACCGGATACACGAAGCAGCCGATCAACATCGACACTCACCTCCGACAGCCGAGTACGATGTCGAACCGGCTGCACGACGCTGGCTTCCGCATCGAGTCCACGTCGGTCTTCCGACCCGACGACGTTGTCCCGGGCGCGATCATCGTCGCCCGAAAGCGCGGGTAAACTCACCCTCCAATCCTGATGCAATGTTTGACCGCCGCAATGGTCGACTATGCGACGACACGACAACGCATCTGACCCACCCACAATGGTGGGGCCGAATAGACCACGGCCCAGGCGTTGGTCCGCGCTCTTCCAACGAGCGAACCAATTCACACGACATCGACCTATCGGCATCTCGCGACACATGAGACACTAAAAACCTCGGAGCCGCCCAATGGCGGGCGTTATGGGCAGGGCATTGTTGTTACACCACAGTCGATTCCTCGCACCCCTGCGCATAGATATCCCCATTCACCGCCCCTCCCTGCCTAACGTTTCCTCTCATTCCGACACGTCACAGTGCACCCCCGTCTGACGACAAAGGAGAGACACAATGAGACCTATAGCTAAACGTCTGGTCGGCGTGGGGGCCACGGTGGCCCTGATAGCCGGGATTGGCGGCGTGGCCCTGACATCCGCACATGCGGAAACGGGCGGTCCGGAAGGATTCGCCGCTCAGAACGGCGGAACCACCGGTGGAGCGGACGGCCAGACCGTGAGCGCCAGCACGGGCACCGAGATCCACGCCGCACTGTGCGACCGCGCCAGCAGCGATACTCCAATCGTGATCGAAGTGGAAGGCACCATCAACCACGGCAACACCAGCAAGGTGTCCGGGGACAGCTGCAACACCGCCGACGACAAAATCGAGTTGAAGGAAATCAGCAATGTCACGCTCGTCGGAGTCGGCGACGGTGCTCTCTTCGACGAGTTGGGGATTCATCTTCGAGACTCCAGCAACATCATCATTCAGAACGTCCACGTTCGGAACGTCAAGAAGTCAGGTTCCCCCACCTCCAACGGTGGCGATGCCATTGGGATGGAGAGCAACGTCCGCAACGTGTGGGTCGACCATGCCACTCTCGAGGCCTCAGGCGGCGAGTCGGCCGGCTACGACGGCCTGTTTGATCTAAAGAACAACACTCAGTACGTGACGCTCTCCTACAGTATCCTGCGTAACTCGGGTCGCGGCGGCCTGATTGGCTCCAGTAACAGCGATACCACCAACGGTTTCACGACGTTCCACCACAACCGGTACGAGAACATCGACTCCCGCACTCCCCTGCTGCGTGCCGGTACGGCGCACTCGTACAACAACCACTACGTGGGCTTGACGAAATCCGGCATCAATTCGCGCGTTGATGCAGAGATCCAGGTGGACCACAACTACTTCCAGGATTCAAGGGACGTCCTGGGCACTTTCTACACCGACCACCTCGGGTACTGGGAGGTCAATGACAATATCTACGACAACGTCACGTGGTCCAGCGACGATAGTGACAACCACCCGGCCGGCCCGAACCCGACGTCGACCACCTCGGTGGACATCCCCTACGAATTCGAGCTCGACGAGGCGAACTGCGTGCCTGACATCGTCGCCGGGACTGCGGGTGCCAACACCGGGCTACAGGTATCAAACGGGTCCTGCGCGCCACAGGACTCGAGCCCCGAACCGACGACTGACCCGACGGTCCCTCCGAATGGTGACAATCTCAGCATCGGGGCGGGCTCCGACGGATCCACCAAGGCCAGCGGGACCAGTTTCCGCAATGTTCGCGACGGCGACATGGACACCTACTGGTCACCAACCAGCTCAACCGGGCGCATCTCCATCAAATGGGATACAGACACGACCGTCACCACAATCAACATCCGCGAAACTCCGAATACCGAAGGCACCATCGAATCGTGGCAGGTAGTCAATCACGACAATGGCGACATCCTAGCCGTCGGAACCGGAGCGGGGCCCATCAACGTCCCCGCGACTACACTAACCAAAATCAACTTCGTCATCACAACCTCAAATGGAACACCTCAAATCGCAGAATTCGAAACCTTCTCCGAATAGTAAGGTCGGTCTCCATCGACGACTGTCCGCAGCGCATCCATGACGGTGCGCTGCTACGCGTCCAAGGCCGAACCAGCACCTACACAGGTGTAGATACGTGTGAGGGGGCCGCCAGCGACAGGTGATTCGTGGCGACCCCTCACGCGTATATGAATGCTTACGTCGGGGGCTCGTCGAGAGATGCACACGCGTTCGTGCTCCGGCGTCGAGCGTTTTGAACGGAAGGGGAATTCCTCGTTCCATCGCGGCACGCGATCAGACGTACCGTTCCCGCCGTTAACCGCTCGCGCCGGTTCGCGCCGCTCGCTTTTTACCGTTCAATTGAACCTTCAACCGTGCCCACCAATGCGGGCGTGGCTGACGGGCGCGGGCGATTTCATCGCCCACAACGGCGATGTAGGCGCTTTCGATGCGTCCGGCGAAGGTGATGAGGCTGTCGCCGTCGGGCTGGTCGGCGCAGAGGGAGACGTGGGTCAGACCGTTGCGGCGGTCGAGAGTGGGGTTGAGGCCGAAGGTGTCGGCTACGATACGGATCTGTTCCACCAACTGGGCATGTTGGGAGTCGTCCAATTCGAGGGCTCGCGTTATATGTCCGTCATGGTGTTCCCAATTCGGCATGTCTTGTAGTCCTTCGAGAACCACTGTGTCGCCTCCCTGCGTTGATTCCATGCGTCCCTCATAATGTGCGGTGGTTGGGCAATCAGCCACCGGGTCGGTT
It encodes the following:
- a CDS encoding class I SAM-dependent methyltransferase, translating into MTHHDPAARDASSWLADTRTSYDTDAVGYAEKVQGILETFPHLRAQLDVFAELIRCAGGGPVADVGCGTGYATRYLHDSGIEAFGIDLSPKLVAIAQRDHPDLRFEVGSMTNLDMDAHSAAGIVAFWSTIHIPDYAMSGVIAELHRVLRPEGLVLVGFHVGDGIEHAATGYTKQPINIDTHLRQPSTMSNRLHDAGFRIESTSVFRPDDVVPGAIIVARKRG
- a CDS encoding pectate lyase family protein, whose protein sequence is MRPIAKRLVGVGATVALIAGIGGVALTSAHAETGGPEGFAAQNGGTTGGADGQTVSASTGTEIHAALCDRASSDTPIVIEVEGTINHGNTSKVSGDSCNTADDKIELKEISNVTLVGVGDGALFDELGIHLRDSSNIIIQNVHVRNVKKSGSPTSNGGDAIGMESNVRNVWVDHATLEASGGESAGYDGLFDLKNNTQYVTLSYSILRNSGRGGLIGSSNSDTTNGFTTFHHNRYENIDSRTPLLRAGTAHSYNNHYVGLTKSGINSRVDAEIQVDHNYFQDSRDVLGTFYTDHLGYWEVNDNIYDNVTWSSDDSDNHPAGPNPTSTTSVDIPYEFELDEANCVPDIVAGTAGANTGLQVSNGSCAPQDSSPEPTTDPTVPPNGDNLSIGAGSDGSTKASGTSFRNVRDGDMDTYWSPTSSTGRISIKWDTDTTVTTINIRETPNTEGTIESWQVVNHDNGDILAVGTGAGPINVPATTLTKINFVITTSNGTPQIAEFETFSE